The Kordia sp. SMS9 genome window below encodes:
- the dtd gene encoding D-aminoacyl-tRNA deacylase has product MKAVIQRVTEASVTVNQKKVANIGCGLLILLGIENEDTQEDITWLSNKIARLRIFNDENGVMNTSLLDVDGEAIVVSQFTLHASTKKGNRPSYIKAAKPDISIPMYEEFVAQLEKDLNKKVQTGIFGADMKVALLNDGPVTISIDTKNKE; this is encoded by the coding sequence ATGAAAGCAGTTATACAAAGAGTTACAGAAGCCAGCGTTACCGTTAATCAAAAAAAAGTAGCCAATATTGGTTGCGGATTGCTCATTTTACTAGGGATTGAAAACGAAGATACACAGGAAGATATCACATGGCTTTCCAATAAAATAGCGCGCTTGCGTATTTTCAACGATGAAAATGGTGTGATGAATACTTCCTTGTTAGATGTTGATGGCGAAGCAATTGTCGTTAGTCAATTTACCTTACATGCAAGTACGAAAAAAGGCAACCGTCCGAGTTACATCAAAGCTGCAAAACCTGATATTTCCATTCCGATGTACGAAGAATTTGTGGCGCAATTGGAAAAAGATTTGAACAAAAAAGTACAAACAGGAATCTTTGGTGCCGATATGAAAGTAGCATTGCTCAATGATGGACCTGTTACCATTAGTATTGACACAAAAAATAAAGAATAA
- the rsgA gene encoding ribosome small subunit-dependent GTPase A: MIGTVYKSTGSWYLVKTESGAEYECRIKGKFRLKGIKSTNPIAVGDKVNFTLETKNNTETGIIDEIFDRKNYIIRKSVNLSKQTHIIAANIDQVFLLITIDNPPTFPSFIDRFLVTAEAYSIPCVLVFNKIDSYTEIERRAEVMYLKDIYENIGYECLEISAKEQKNIDAIKERMKGTVSMFAGHSGVGKSTLVNAISPELNLKTKEISEQHKQGQHTTTFAEMFDLEFGAKIIDTPGIKGFGIVDMEKEEIGDYFPEFFALKNECKFNNCIHIEEPKCAIKAAVEEGYIAWSRYKSYMQMIEGDENNYRVDEFKEQ, from the coding sequence ATGATAGGAACTGTTTATAAATCTACGGGAAGTTGGTATTTGGTGAAAACCGAAAGTGGTGCGGAGTACGAGTGTAGAATTAAAGGAAAATTTAGACTTAAAGGCATTAAAAGCACGAATCCTATTGCGGTTGGTGACAAAGTGAATTTTACACTTGAAACAAAAAACAACACCGAAACAGGAATTATCGACGAAATTTTTGATCGTAAAAACTACATCATTCGAAAATCGGTCAACCTTTCCAAACAAACACATATCATTGCTGCAAATATTGATCAGGTATTTTTATTAATTACCATAGACAATCCGCCAACATTTCCAAGTTTTATAGATCGTTTCTTGGTCACCGCAGAAGCCTATTCCATTCCGTGCGTATTGGTTTTCAATAAAATAGATTCTTACACAGAAATTGAACGCCGCGCTGAGGTCATGTATCTCAAAGATATTTATGAAAACATTGGCTATGAATGTTTGGAAATATCTGCCAAAGAGCAAAAAAATATAGACGCCATTAAAGAACGCATGAAAGGAACTGTAAGCATGTTTGCGGGACATTCAGGTGTTGGGAAATCTACCTTGGTGAATGCGATTTCTCCTGAACTCAACTTAAAAACCAAAGAAATTTCCGAGCAACATAAGCAAGGTCAACACACCACAACCTTTGCAGAGATGTTCGATTTGGAATTTGGAGCCAAAATAATTGATACACCAGGCATCAAAGGGTTTGGAATTGTAGACATGGAAAAAGAAGAAATTGGCGATTACTTTCCAGAATTCTTCGCGCTTAAAAACGAATGTAAATTCAATAACTGCATTCACATTGAAGAACCAAAATGTGCCATAAAAGCAGCAGTTGAAGAAGGTTACATCGCTTGGTCGCGCTACAAAAGCTACATGCAAATGATAGAAGGCGACGAAAATAACTATCGCGTAGACGAATTTAAAGAGCAATAA
- a CDS encoding bifunctional 3-deoxy-7-phosphoheptulonate synthase/chorismate mutase type II yields MENKKELRSWLNNFGLEHPIVIAGPCSAETEDQVLNIAHQLKDTDATVLRAGIWKPRTRPGNFEGVGALGLKWLQKAKEETGMLTATEVANATHVRLALEHDIDVLWIGARSTVSPFIVQEIADALNGTDKIVLVKNPVNPDLALWLGAIERLHSANIDKLGVIHRGFSTYEKTRYRNNPEWQIPIELQNRFPDLPLILDPSHIAGRRDIIFDLCQTALDLNYDGLMVETHFDPDNAWSDAKQQITPNRLVEVMDDLKIRKATDTEANYRNALNTLRTQIDVIDHQLIETLGKRMKVADKIGELKKDKNVAILQTRRWNEILGKMILEGEQNKLSEEFVLRIFKAIHQESINHQEKIMNQ; encoded by the coding sequence ATGGAAAATAAAAAAGAACTCAGAAGCTGGTTAAATAACTTCGGATTGGAACATCCGATTGTAATTGCAGGACCATGCAGCGCCGAAACGGAAGATCAAGTATTGAACATTGCACATCAACTTAAAGATACGGATGCAACTGTATTGCGTGCAGGAATTTGGAAACCACGTACACGTCCTGGAAACTTTGAAGGTGTAGGCGCATTAGGATTAAAATGGTTGCAAAAAGCCAAAGAAGAAACGGGAATGTTAACAGCTACGGAAGTTGCCAATGCAACACACGTACGTTTGGCATTAGAACACGATATTGATGTATTGTGGATTGGCGCACGCTCAACGGTGAGTCCGTTTATTGTACAAGAAATTGCAGATGCGTTAAACGGAACGGACAAAATTGTCTTGGTAAAAAATCCTGTAAATCCAGATTTAGCCTTGTGGTTAGGTGCAATTGAACGGTTACATTCGGCCAATATTGATAAATTGGGTGTGATTCACAGAGGATTTTCAACCTATGAAAAAACACGTTACCGAAACAATCCGGAATGGCAAATTCCGATCGAATTGCAAAATCGTTTCCCAGATTTACCATTAATTCTAGATCCATCGCACATTGCAGGTCGTAGAGATATTATTTTCGATTTGTGTCAAACGGCTTTAGATTTAAATTATGACGGATTGATGGTAGAAACACATTTCGATCCAGATAATGCGTGGAGTGATGCCAAACAGCAAATCACACCAAACCGTTTGGTAGAAGTGATGGACGATTTAAAAATCAGAAAAGCAACAGATACGGAAGCAAACTACCGAAATGCATTAAACACATTGCGTACGCAAATTGATGTCATTGACCATCAGTTGATTGAAACCTTAGGGAAACGTATGAAAGTGGCGGACAAAATTGGAGAACTCAAAAAAGACAAAAATGTTGCCATTTTACAAACCAGACGTTGGAATGAAATTTTAGGAAAAATGATTCTCGAAGGCGAGCAAAATAAATTGAGTGAAGAATTTGTATTGCGTATTTTTAAAGCCATTCACCAAGAATCAATCAATCATCAAGAGAAGATTATGAATCAGTAA
- a CDS encoding prephenate dehydrogenase, with product MNVYIIGIGLIGGSMSLDIQSAYPEASIYGIDVNDAHLEEALQRQLIHEKATLQHVQNADIVIITIPVHASIGIITEVLDEINDNTLVIDAGSTKEKICQSIAKHPKRRNFLAAHPIAGTEFSGPSAAIQRLFDGKTNIICEVEKTAFSLQEKALELFKNLGMRIRYMDPKSHDKHIAYVSHLSHISSFMLGKTVIEKEKNERDIFDLAGSGFASTVRLAKSSPAMWTPIFEQNKANVIETLDEYIQNLQEFKSLMVQDNFEGIYKEMENTNHIKKILKGLE from the coding sequence ATGAACGTATACATCATCGGAATCGGACTCATTGGCGGAAGCATGTCGCTGGATATTCAATCAGCATATCCCGAAGCAAGCATCTATGGAATTGATGTAAACGACGCGCATTTAGAAGAAGCACTGCAAAGACAGCTAATTCATGAAAAAGCGACGCTTCAACATGTGCAAAATGCAGATATTGTCATCATCACCATTCCTGTACATGCGTCCATCGGAATTATCACGGAAGTGTTAGATGAAATTAACGACAACACGTTGGTGATCGATGCAGGTTCTACCAAAGAAAAAATTTGTCAAAGCATTGCAAAGCATCCAAAACGGCGCAACTTTTTGGCAGCGCATCCCATTGCGGGAACGGAATTTTCAGGACCGTCAGCAGCAATTCAACGGTTGTTTGATGGCAAAACCAACATCATTTGCGAAGTGGAAAAAACGGCGTTCAGTCTGCAAGAAAAAGCACTGGAATTATTTAAAAATCTAGGCATGCGCATTCGCTATATGGATCCAAAATCGCACGATAAGCACATTGCGTACGTTTCGCATTTATCGCACATTAGTTCGTTCATGCTAGGAAAAACGGTCATTGAAAAAGAAAAAAACGAACGCGATATTTTCGATTTGGCAGGTAGTGGATTTGCTTCCACCGTGCGTTTGGCAAAAAGTTCACCAGCCATGTGGACGCCGATTTTTGAACAAAACAAAGCCAATGTCATTGAAACCTTGGACGAATATATACAAAACTTGCAGGAATTTAAAAGCCTGATGGTGCAAGACAATTTTGAAGGAATTTATAAAGAAATGGAAAACACAAATCACATTAAAAAAATACTAAAAGGATTGGAATGA
- a CDS encoding nuclear transport factor 2 family protein: MEKQLAIIHAYIDAYNNYDISGMIQNMQSDIIFENYDAEELTLSTKGIEEFETQAKKAATLFSMRNQQIKGILKNEAENTIEVSITYQGIFAVNMTETLKKGTKITLEGKSIFYFSDEKINKIVDKS, encoded by the coding sequence ATGGAAAAGCAACTAGCAATCATACACGCATACATTGATGCATACAATAACTATGATATCTCAGGAATGATACAAAACATGCAGTCTGATATCATTTTTGAAAACTATGATGCTGAAGAATTAACGCTTTCTACAAAAGGAATTGAAGAATTTGAAACGCAAGCTAAAAAAGCAGCAACGCTATTTTCAATGCGAAACCAACAAATAAAAGGAATACTAAAAAACGAAGCAGAAAACACTATTGAAGTGTCAATAACATATCAGGGGATTTTTGCAGTTAACATGACGGAAACGCTAAAAAAAGGAACTAAAATTACACTTGAAGGGAAAAGTATTTTTTACTTCTCTGATGAAAAAATAAATAAAATAGTAGACAAAAGTTAA
- a CDS encoding pyridoxal phosphate-dependent aminotransferase produces the protein MIPAKRIHTVEEYYFSRKLREVRGLVTAGKSIINLGIGSPDLQPPTVVVTALEASLHDETAHKYQSYQGIPALRNAIADFYQKNYKVSLNADTEVLPLMGSKEGIMHISMAYLDEGDEVLIANPSYPTYTSVTKLLGAIPKYYNLSADNDWLPNLEALEAQDLSKVKLMWINYPHMPTGAKAPKAFFEKLIAFAKKHQILLINDNPYSFILNEEPLSILSINGAKEVALELNSLSKSFNMAGWRTGMVMGKAEHIQHVLKVKSNMDSGMFYGIQKGAIQALASSKDWFIELNKIYEKRRKLIWELATKLQCEFDKETAGMFVWAKLPENNQLSSEAFVDKLLYEKDVFITPGSIFGTQGEGYVRFSLCVTEEKIKEVIQRI, from the coding sequence ATGATTCCTGCAAAACGCATACATACGGTTGAAGAATACTATTTCTCTCGAAAACTACGAGAAGTACGCGGCTTGGTAACGGCTGGCAAATCGATCATCAATCTCGGTATCGGAAGTCCCGATTTGCAACCACCAACAGTTGTAGTAACTGCTTTAGAAGCGAGTCTGCACGACGAAACAGCACACAAATATCAAAGCTATCAAGGAATTCCTGCGTTGCGAAATGCGATTGCAGATTTCTATCAAAAAAACTACAAGGTTTCGCTCAATGCAGATACGGAAGTATTGCCATTAATGGGAAGTAAAGAAGGCATCATGCACATTTCTATGGCGTATTTGGATGAAGGCGACGAAGTATTAATCGCGAATCCAAGTTATCCAACGTACACTTCCGTGACGAAACTGTTAGGCGCGATTCCAAAATATTACAATCTCAGTGCAGACAATGATTGGTTGCCAAATTTAGAAGCGCTAGAAGCACAAGATTTGAGCAAAGTAAAACTCATGTGGATCAACTATCCACACATGCCCACAGGTGCCAAAGCACCGAAAGCATTCTTTGAAAAACTAATTGCATTTGCCAAAAAGCATCAAATTCTGCTCATCAACGACAATCCGTACAGCTTTATTCTCAATGAAGAGCCGTTAAGCATTCTGTCAATTAATGGCGCAAAAGAAGTAGCGTTAGAGTTAAATTCACTGAGCAAATCGTTCAATATGGCTGGTTGGCGCACAGGCATGGTCATGGGAAAAGCGGAACACATTCAACATGTATTAAAAGTAAAAAGCAACATGGATTCGGGCATGTTTTACGGAATTCAAAAAGGTGCCATTCAAGCGTTGGCAAGTTCCAAAGATTGGTTTATAGAATTGAACAAAATTTACGAAAAACGCCGTAAACTCATTTGGGAATTAGCGACCAAATTACAATGTGAGTTTGACAAAGAAACCGCAGGAATGTTTGTGTGGGCAAAATTACCAGAAAACAATCAGTTGTCGTCAGAAGCGTTTGTAGACAAGCTATTATACGAAAAAGACGTATTCATTACGCCAGGAAGCATCTTTGGAACACAAGGTGAAGGCTATGTGCGTTTTTCACTCTGTGTTACAGAAGAAAAAATAAAAGAAGTCATTCAACGAATCTGA
- a CDS encoding prephenate dehydratase gives MSHTIAIQGILGSNHHKVAQLYFGNEIQLDECLSFDALVDSLIHEKSNYAIMALENTIAGSIIPNYALIDEHNIHINGEYYLNIHHHLMALPNQTIQDITEVCSHPMALLQCKEFFKQYPHIKLVEDVDTAAVARRIQEQQQKGIAAIATKTAAELFELQVLSAEIQTIKTNATRFVILQKQPPTNGIDQIDKASLRFVLDHKRGSLATILNVMSDCKLNLTKIQSLPIIETPWKYAFFVDVTFEAYEDYKKAISILEIMSTSLKILGTYKNQRNA, from the coding sequence ATGTCACATACCATCGCCATACAAGGAATATTAGGATCTAACCATCACAAAGTAGCACAGCTATATTTTGGAAACGAAATACAGTTGGACGAATGCTTATCTTTTGATGCGCTCGTAGATAGCTTGATTCATGAGAAAAGTAACTACGCTATTATGGCATTAGAGAACACGATTGCAGGTTCTATCATTCCAAATTACGCACTCATTGATGAACACAACATTCACATTAACGGCGAATATTACCTAAACATTCATCATCACTTAATGGCGTTGCCAAATCAAACCATTCAAGACATTACGGAAGTTTGCTCGCATCCAATGGCGTTGTTGCAATGCAAAGAATTCTTCAAGCAATATCCACACATAAAACTGGTAGAAGATGTAGATACGGCGGCTGTTGCCAGAAGAATTCAAGAACAACAACAAAAAGGAATTGCCGCAATTGCTACCAAAACCGCAGCAGAATTATTTGAGCTGCAAGTGCTTTCAGCGGAAATTCAAACGATCAAAACCAATGCGACACGTTTTGTGATTCTGCAAAAGCAACCACCAACAAACGGCATTGATCAAATAGACAAAGCTTCCTTGCGATTCGTCTTAGATCACAAAAGAGGAAGTTTGGCAACCATTCTCAATGTCATGAGCGATTGCAAACTGAATCTCACAAAAATACAATCCTTACCCATTATTGAAACACCTTGGAAATACGCCTTTTTTGTCGATGTTACGTTTGAAGCGTACGAAGATTATAAAAAAGCAATTTCCATCTTAGAAATAATGTCCACAAGTCTCAAAATCTTAGGAACCTACAAAAACCAACGAAACGCATGA
- the gldA gene encoding gliding motility-associated ABC transporter ATP-binding subunit GldA encodes MSIVVENVTKVYGEQKALNSVSFQVTKGEIVGFLGPNGAGKSTMMKILTTYLKATSGTASVNAFDTTTEARNVQKSVGYLPEHNPLYLDMHVREYLAFNANVYKTPKSRINEVIEMTGLTPEAKKKIGELSKGYRQRVGLANALLHDPEVLILDEPTTGLDPNQLTEIRNLITSIGKEKTIFLSTHIMQEVEAICDRVIIINKGEIVADTTLAKLQKNQDQVIEVEFDYRIEDVLIEQLPHVVQVVNTHGLVYEITFSTTKDMRPAVFDFAHDHSLKTLQINQKNKNLESLFRELTAS; translated from the coding sequence ATGTCTATTGTAGTAGAAAATGTCACGAAAGTGTATGGCGAGCAGAAAGCCTTGAATTCAGTTTCTTTCCAAGTAACGAAAGGAGAAATTGTTGGCTTTTTGGGACCAAACGGCGCAGGAAAGTCTACCATGATGAAGATTTTGACCACATATTTGAAAGCGACTTCCGGAACGGCTTCTGTGAATGCCTTTGACACAACAACCGAAGCTCGCAATGTACAGAAGAGTGTTGGCTATTTGCCAGAGCATAATCCGTTGTATTTAGATATGCATGTGCGCGAGTATTTAGCGTTTAACGCAAATGTGTATAAAACACCAAAATCGCGCATTAACGAGGTGATAGAAATGACAGGATTGACACCAGAAGCGAAAAAGAAGATTGGTGAATTGTCGAAAGGATATCGCCAGCGTGTAGGTTTGGCGAATGCGCTATTGCACGATCCAGAAGTATTGATTTTGGATGAACCGACGACTGGATTGGACCCGAATCAGTTGACGGAAATTCGGAATTTGATTACTTCGATTGGAAAGGAGAAAACCATTTTTCTTTCTACACATATTATGCAAGAGGTAGAAGCCATTTGCGATCGTGTGATTATTATTAATAAAGGCGAAATTGTGGCAGATACAACGTTGGCAAAACTTCAGAAGAATCAAGATCAAGTGATTGAGGTAGAGTTTGATTACCGCATTGAAGATGTGTTGATTGAACAGCTTCCACATGTCGTTCAAGTAGTCAACACACATGGTTTGGTATATGAAATTACCTTTAGCACCACCAAAGATATGCGTCCTGCTGTGTTTGATTTTGCACATGATCATAGCTTGAAAACCTTGCAGATTAATCAGAAGAATAAGAATTTGGAGAGTTTGTTTCGGGAGTTGACGGCTTCTTGA
- a CDS encoding head GIN domain-containing protein, with protein MKKLYFILLILCISCNSEDANDCFQTSGNIISEEISVTSFSKIEVGENITLVIKEGERHQVTVETGSNLLNDVDINVVGETLFLRDTNNCNYFRDYGVTIIHVTAPNIIEIVSKTQFEVRSDGILTFPILKLISENFTNDSAASGNFILQVQNQELQIVFNNLSNLFILGSTDDFIISFPGGNSRIEAADFMASKVIISSRGSNDIIINPQRELRGDIYGTGDVIAVNRPPIVEFIAHYTGQLVFN; from the coding sequence ATGAAAAAACTATATTTCATACTACTTATACTATGTATTTCTTGTAATTCAGAAGATGCCAACGATTGTTTTCAAACTTCTGGAAACATAATTTCAGAAGAAATCAGCGTGACAAGTTTTTCTAAAATTGAAGTGGGAGAAAACATTACGTTGGTTATAAAAGAAGGCGAAAGACATCAAGTTACGGTAGAAACAGGGAGCAATCTTTTAAATGATGTGGATATCAATGTAGTAGGAGAGACCTTGTTTTTGAGAGATACTAACAATTGCAACTACTTCCGCGATTACGGAGTAACAATCATTCATGTAACGGCACCAAACATTATAGAAATTGTTAGCAAAACACAATTTGAAGTACGTTCAGACGGAATACTCACATTTCCAATACTCAAACTCATCTCCGAAAATTTTACCAACGACAGCGCTGCTTCTGGAAACTTTATATTGCAAGTGCAAAATCAGGAATTGCAGATTGTGTTCAATAACCTATCAAATCTATTTATTTTGGGAAGTACAGATGATTTTATCATCAGTTTTCCTGGTGGAAATTCAAGAATAGAAGCGGCTGATTTTATGGCAAGCAAAGTAATTATATCTTCTCGTGGAAGTAACGATATCATCATCAATCCGCAACGAGAATTACGAGGCGATATTTACGGAACAGGCGATGTTATTGCCGTCAATCGTCCGCCAATTGTGGAATTCATAGCGCACTACACAGGTCAGCTTGTATTTAATTAA
- a CDS encoding acyloxyacyl hydrolase has product MKKVVFLIFLYSCFCIAQENTAKKQQSPKAATIDVNYFSGSIARHNDDILHLITGHPEGFIVSYNQKTFGYDDWSQFYNYPDYGFSLSYQNLQNEFLGENVALYAHYNFYFLKRNIVLRIGQGIAYTTNPYDKVTNFRNIAFGSRLMSSTYLMLNYKKENLFKRFGIQAGLSFIHYSNANVKAPNTSINTLAFNVGVNYNLDDTSLVHYQKNEITQNYKEPIKFNFVLRAGVNESDAIGSGQYGFTILSAYADKRLGRKSAVQLGTEVFFANFLKEWIRYRSIAFPDGEVQGDEDYKRVGVFVGHELFINKLSVVTQLGYYAYYPVDFEGRTYIRIGMKRYFGKKWFAAITLKSHAAKAEAVEFGVGIRL; this is encoded by the coding sequence ATGAAAAAAGTAGTATTCCTCATATTTCTATATTCGTGTTTCTGTATTGCTCAAGAAAACACCGCTAAAAAACAACAATCGCCCAAAGCGGCTACGATTGATGTGAATTATTTTAGCGGAAGCATTGCACGTCATAACGACGATATTTTACACTTGATTACAGGGCATCCAGAAGGATTTATTGTCAGCTATAATCAAAAAACGTTTGGCTATGACGATTGGTCGCAGTTTTACAACTATCCAGATTATGGGTTTTCGCTGAGTTATCAAAACTTACAAAATGAATTCTTAGGAGAAAACGTAGCGTTGTATGCACACTATAATTTTTACTTTTTAAAGCGAAACATCGTATTGCGCATTGGACAAGGAATTGCATATACCACAAATCCGTACGACAAAGTAACTAACTTTCGAAACATAGCATTCGGTTCACGCTTGATGAGTAGCACGTATTTGATGCTCAACTACAAAAAAGAAAACCTATTCAAGCGTTTTGGAATCCAAGCAGGATTATCGTTTATACACTATTCCAACGCCAATGTAAAAGCGCCAAATACAAGTATCAACACATTAGCTTTCAATGTTGGTGTCAACTATAACTTAGACGATACTTCTTTGGTGCACTATCAAAAAAATGAAATCACGCAAAATTATAAAGAACCGATCAAGTTTAACTTTGTCTTGCGTGCTGGAGTCAACGAAAGTGATGCGATTGGTAGCGGTCAATACGGTTTTACAATCCTTTCTGCGTATGCAGACAAACGTTTGGGGCGAAAAAGTGCTGTGCAACTCGGAACCGAAGTATTTTTTGCTAACTTTTTAAAAGAATGGATTCGCTATCGTTCCATCGCTTTCCCAGATGGAGAAGTGCAAGGCGATGAAGATTACAAACGCGTAGGTGTTTTTGTGGGACATGAATTATTCATCAACAAACTATCGGTGGTTACCCAATTAGGGTATTACGCATATTATCCAGTAGATTTTGAAGGAAGAACCTATATTCGTATTGGAATGAAACGCTATTTTGGCAAAAAATGGTTTGCAGCAATTACACTCAAATCACATGCAGCCAAAGCGGAAGCGGTAGAATTTGGTGTCGGAATTAGATTGTAA
- a CDS encoding class I lanthipeptide: protein MKKKSIKKLSLKKAPVSNLSATNLKGGNDPWQSVYLCESDNWCLTVDYSMCYGNRNCGIFDPSGNL, encoded by the coding sequence ATGAAAAAAAAATCTATCAAGAAATTAAGTTTAAAAAAAGCACCCGTTTCTAATTTAAGTGCAACTAATTTAAAAGGAGGAAACGATCCTTGGCAATCTGTGTATTTATGCGAATCTGACAACTGGTGTTTAACCGTGGATTATTCGATGTGCTACGGAAATAGAAACTGCGGAATTTTTGATCCGTCAGGAAATTTATAG
- the metF gene encoding methylenetetrahydrofolate reductase [NAD(P)H], whose translation MKVTEHIAQSEGKTLFTFEILPPLKGQDIQSIFDNIDPLMEYKPPFIDVTYHREEYTFKELENGLLKKQVVKKRPGTVGICAAIQNKYQVDAIPHILCGGFTKEDTENFLIDLDFLGIDNVVALRGDAVKSEIYFKAEKEGHRYASELVSQIQDLNNGKYLDEELQNSSKTDFCIGVAGYPEKHMEAPSLDSDIHFLKKKIKAGAEYIVTQMFFDNQKFFEFEEKCRTAGITVPIIPGLKPIATRKQLNMIPHRFHVDLPDDLIMEVVHCKDNKAVRKVGIEWCTQQSKELVAAGVPILHYYSMGRSSNINAIAKEVF comes from the coding sequence ATGAAAGTAACAGAACATATAGCGCAATCGGAAGGGAAAACCTTGTTTACCTTTGAAATTTTGCCACCGTTGAAAGGACAAGATATTCAATCAATTTTTGACAATATTGATCCGTTGATGGAATACAAGCCGCCGTTTATTGACGTCACGTATCATCGAGAAGAATACACGTTTAAAGAGTTGGAAAACGGCTTATTGAAGAAGCAAGTGGTAAAAAAACGCCCTGGAACGGTTGGAATTTGCGCCGCGATTCAGAATAAATATCAGGTTGATGCCATTCCGCATATTTTGTGTGGTGGATTTACGAAAGAAGACACGGAAAACTTTTTGATCGATTTGGATTTCTTAGGAATAGACAATGTGGTCGCGCTTCGTGGCGATGCTGTAAAAAGCGAAATTTATTTTAAAGCGGAAAAGGAAGGACATCGCTATGCGTCTGAATTGGTAAGTCAGATACAAGACTTAAACAACGGAAAATACTTGGATGAAGAATTGCAAAATTCGTCCAAAACAGACTTTTGTATTGGTGTTGCGGGATATCCTGAAAAGCACATGGAAGCGCCGAGTTTGGATTCGGACATTCACTTTTTGAAGAAAAAAATAAAAGCAGGTGCCGAATACATTGTGACACAGATGTTTTTTGACAATCAGAAGTTTTTTGAGTTTGAAGAAAAATGCAGAACCGCAGGAATTACAGTGCCAATTATTCCAGGATTAAAACCAATTGCGACCCGAAAACAGTTGAATATGATTCCACATCGTTTTCACGTAGATTTACCAGACGATTTGATTATGGAAGTTGTGCATTGTAAAGATAACAAAGCAGTGCGTAAGGTAGGAATTGAATGGTGTACTCAGCAAAGTAAAGAATTGGTAGCGGCTGGCGTGCCGATTTTGCATTATTATTCTATGGGAAGATCGAGCAATATCAACGCGATTGCGAAAGAGGTATTTTAA